One part of the Anaerolineales bacterium genome encodes these proteins:
- the rpsQ gene encoding 30S ribosomal protein S17 gives MNKRRQIEGVVTSNKMQKTVVVRTTRSFRHPVYGKVVEAQHKLVAHDELGCKIGDTVRVIESRPISKTKRWVVVEIINSSVKEEVV, from the coding sequence ATGAACAAGCGCCGCCAAATTGAAGGCGTAGTGACCAGCAACAAGATGCAGAAGACCGTGGTCGTACGCACAACCCGCAGTTTCCGCCACCCCGTGTACGGCAAAGTGGTGGAAGCCCAGCACAAGCTGGTAGCCCATGATGAACTGGGCTGCAAGATCGGCGATACCGTGCGCGTCATTGAAAGCCGCCCGATCTCCAAGACCAAGCGCTGGGTGGTGGTAGAGATCATCAACAGCTCGGTCAAAGAAGAGGTTGTGTAA
- the rplN gene encoding 50S ribosomal protein L14, with protein MIQHETRLSVADNTGARELLVIHVVGGTRRRYASIGDIVVGTVKSAIPAGAVKKSEVVRAVIVRISKEWRREDGSYIRFDDNAAVILEGSTTNPKGTRIFGPVARELRDKGFMRIVSLAPEVL; from the coding sequence ATGATCCAGCACGAAACTCGGCTGAGCGTGGCCGATAACACCGGCGCGCGTGAGCTGCTTGTGATTCACGTTGTCGGCGGCACCCGCCGTCGCTACGCCAGCATTGGCGACATTGTGGTAGGCACGGTGAAGAGCGCCATCCCGGCCGGGGCAGTGAAGAAAAGTGAAGTGGTGCGCGCCGTGATCGTGCGCATCTCCAAGGAATGGCGCCGTGAAGACGGCTCCTACATTCGCTTTGACGACAACGCCGCCGTGATCCTGGAAGGTAGCACCACCAATCCCAAGGGCACCCGCATCTTCGGGCCGGTTGCCCGTGAATTACGCGATAAGGGCTTCATGCGCATTGTTTCCCTGGCGCCTGAAGTTTTGTAG
- the rplX gene encoding 50S ribosomal protein L24 codes for MKLKIRKGDTVEVVTGKEVDKGKRAEVIRVLPRTNRLVVQGVNIRKRHQRATQQGGRQVPASIVEFEGPLSISNVMLVCPACSKPARVGFKRDDKGVAHRVCKNCGKDID; via the coding sequence ATTAAGCTGAAAATTCGCAAGGGCGATACGGTGGAAGTGGTAACCGGCAAAGAGGTTGACAAGGGCAAGCGCGCCGAAGTGATTCGCGTGTTGCCCAGGACCAACCGTCTGGTCGTCCAGGGCGTCAACATTCGCAAGCGCCACCAGCGCGCCACCCAACAGGGCGGGCGCCAGGTGCCAGCCAGCATCGTGGAGTTCGAGGGTCCGCTCTCCATCTCCAACGTGATGCTGGTGTGCCCGGCCTGCAGCAAGCCGGCCCGGGTAGGTTTCAAGCGTGATGACAAGGGCGTGGCCCACCGCGTGTGCAAGAACTGCGGCAAGGATATCGACTAA
- the rpmC gene encoding 50S ribosomal protein L29 has product MAKATKAAELRKLSNQQIVEQIDEAREQLMRMRFQKATGELKDQNAPRAHRRKIAQLMTILKEKGGVAAIAATNSAAKSAGEKTEGEA; this is encoded by the coding sequence ATGGCTAAAGCGACCAAAGCAGCCGAGCTGCGCAAACTGAGCAACCAGCAGATCGTCGAGCAGATCGACGAAGCCCGTGAGCAATTAATGCGCATGCGCTTCCAGAAAGCTACCGGCGAGCTGAAGGACCAAAACGCACCGCGTGCCCATCGCCGCAAGATCGCCCAACTGATGACGATCTTGAAGGAAAAGGGCGGCGTAGCGGCTATAGCCGCTACGAACTCCGCCGCCAAGAGCGCCGGGGAGAAGACAGAAGGTGAAGCATGA
- the rplV gene encoding 50S ribosomal protein L22, whose amino-acid sequence MADFQATLSNTSVSAQKMRLVVDLVRGKSAQQAVNILTFTPSKAAQPLLKLVKSAVANAAKNQGVAIEELYVHAISADEAPTRKWRRFGARGRFKPVFRRTSHVTVTLRQRAVAAAQTTAPAAKQPAAKAEK is encoded by the coding sequence ATGGCTGACTTTCAAGCAACCCTGAGCAATACCTCCGTCTCAGCGCAGAAGATGCGTCTGGTGGTGGACCTGGTGCGCGGCAAGAGCGCCCAGCAGGCCGTCAACATCCTCACCTTCACCCCCAGCAAGGCGGCCCAGCCGCTCTTGAAGCTGGTGAAATCGGCCGTTGCCAACGCCGCCAAGAACCAGGGCGTGGCGATCGAGGAGCTGTATGTGCATGCGATCAGCGCTGACGAGGCGCCGACCCGCAAATGGCGCCGCTTTGGTGCCCGCGGCCGCTTCAAGCCCGTGTTCCGCCGCACCTCTCACGTGACGGTCACGCTGCGCCAGCGCGCAGTGGCCGCCGCGCAGACCACCGCCCCGGCCGCCAAGCAACCTGCGGCCAAGGCCGAGAAGTAG
- the rplD gene encoding 50S ribosomal protein L4 translates to MKLDVYTLKGTKLDKQVELPASVFEAPINVDLMHQAYTRQMANAHLGTRKTKNRAEVRGGGRKPWKQKGTGRARQGSIRSPQWVGGGKVHTPRPKSFEQDMPQKMRKAALRSALSSKAADQGIVLVENLNWDEPKTKLVAESLNKLVGEGSVLLVMPAKDENYTRVVRSSRNLESCKTLLANYLNIRDLLGYDKLILPLDAIKAIESALE, encoded by the coding sequence ATGAAACTCGACGTATATACCCTCAAAGGCACCAAGCTGGACAAGCAGGTTGAACTGCCGGCCAGCGTGTTTGAAGCGCCGATCAATGTGGACCTGATGCACCAGGCGTACACGCGCCAGATGGCGAATGCGCACCTGGGCACCCGCAAGACCAAGAACCGCGCCGAAGTGCGCGGCGGCGGCCGCAAGCCGTGGAAGCAGAAGGGCACCGGCCGCGCTCGCCAGGGCTCCATCCGTTCGCCGCAGTGGGTGGGCGGCGGCAAGGTGCACACCCCGCGCCCCAAGAGCTTTGAACAGGACATGCCGCAGAAGATGCGCAAGGCTGCGCTGCGCTCGGCCTTGTCCTCCAAGGCGGCTGACCAGGGCATCGTGCTGGTAGAAAACTTGAACTGGGACGAGCCCAAGACCAAGCTGGTGGCCGAATCCCTTAACAAGCTGGTGGGCGAAGGCAGTGTGTTGCTAGTGATGCCGGCCAAGGATGAGAATTACACCCGTGTGGTTCGCTCCAGCCGCAACCTAGAGAGCTGCAAGACCCTGCTGGCGAACTACTTGAACATCCGTGACCTGCTGGGTTACGACAAGCTCATCCTGCCGCTGGATGCCATCAAGGCCATCGAAAGTGCGCTGGAATAA
- the rplC gene encoding 50S ribosomal protein L3: MFKGLIGKKIGMTQIFDEQGRAVPVTLLEAGPCFVTQIRRPDVEGYSAVQLGFGETKAKHLSGGQLGHLNRVKAPTLRYLREFRTKQMELKEGDTVKVDSFAVGDTVDVTSVSKGKGFAGVMKRHGYGGGPMSHGQSDRQRAVGSIGSGTNPGRVWKGKELPGHMGVRQVTTLNLKVAFVDTEKNLIGLHGAVSGGKGAIVTIREARKA; this comes from the coding sequence ATGTTTAAAGGGCTTATTGGCAAGAAAATCGGTATGACCCAGATTTTCGACGAGCAAGGCCGCGCTGTGCCGGTTACGCTTCTCGAAGCTGGGCCTTGCTTTGTCACCCAGATCCGCCGCCCCGATGTTGAGGGCTATAGCGCGGTACAGCTGGGCTTTGGCGAAACGAAGGCGAAGCACCTGAGCGGTGGCCAGTTGGGCCACCTTAACCGCGTCAAGGCGCCAACCTTGCGCTACCTGCGTGAATTCCGCACCAAACAGATGGAACTTAAAGAAGGCGACACCGTGAAGGTGGATAGCTTTGCTGTTGGCGACACTGTAGATGTCACCAGCGTCAGCAAGGGTAAAGGCTTTGCGGGTGTGATGAAGCGCCATGGTTATGGTGGTGGCCCTATGTCGCACGGTCAATCTGACCGCCAGCGCGCGGTGGGCTCCATCGGTTCCGGCACCAACCCCGGACGTGTGTGGAAGGGCAAGGAATTGCCCGGCCACATGGGTGTGCGCCAAGTGACCACGCTCAACCTCAAGGTGGCCTTTGTGGACACCGAGAAGAACCTGATCGGCCTGCATGGTGCCGTCTCCGGCGGCAAAGGTGCGATTGTGACCATTCGTGAGGCGCGCAAGGCGTAA
- the rplP gene encoding 50S ribosomal protein L16: MLQPKRFKFPKMHRGRMRGKASRGADVHFGEYGLQALEPHWISGRQLEACRRAIVREARRRGKVWIRVFPDKPITKRAAETRMGKGKGSVEFYAAVVRPGTVLFEVAGMPPEVATRALELAAAKLPIRTKIIKRIEFLSE, from the coding sequence ATGTTGCAACCAAAACGTTTCAAGTTTCCCAAGATGCACCGTGGCCGCATGCGTGGCAAAGCCAGCCGCGGCGCCGACGTGCATTTTGGCGAGTATGGCCTGCAGGCGCTGGAGCCGCATTGGATCTCTGGCCGCCAGCTGGAAGCCTGCCGCCGCGCCATTGTGCGTGAGGCTCGCCGCCGCGGTAAGGTGTGGATCCGTGTGTTCCCGGACAAGCCGATCACCAAGCGCGCCGCCGAAACCCGCATGGGTAAGGGCAAGGGCAGTGTGGAGTTCTACGCTGCGGTTGTGCGCCCTGGCACGGTGTTGTTCGAGGTAGCCGGTATGCCGCCCGAGGTGGCCACCCGCGCCCTGGAGCTGGCGGCAGCCAAGCTGCCGATCCGCACCAAGATCATCAAGCGCATTGAATTTCTGAGCGAGTAA
- the rplB gene encoding 50S ribosomal protein L2 has product MAVKTYKPTTPGRRGASGYTFDEITKSKPERSLLAKKTKSGGRNVRGKITVRHRGGGHRQRLRIVDFRRDKHDIPAKVAGIEYDPNRTAYLALLHYADGEKRYILAPLGLKTGDSVVTGPNADIRVGNALPLANIPTGTIVHNIEIKEGKGGQMVRSAGSGAQIAAKEGEYAQIRMPSGEVRLVGQNCYATIGQLGNVDHGNVKLGKAGRKRHRGIRPTVRGSAMTPRDHPHGGGEGRQPIGMPGPKSPWGKPTLGKKTRRNKRTDKFILRGRAKSKRR; this is encoded by the coding sequence ATGGCTGTTAAAACTTACAAGCCTACGACCCCAGGTCGCCGTGGCGCGAGTGGCTACACGTTTGACGAGATAACCAAGTCAAAGCCTGAGCGCTCGCTGCTGGCCAAGAAGACCAAGAGCGGCGGCCGCAACGTGCGCGGCAAGATCACCGTGCGCCACCGCGGCGGCGGACATCGCCAGCGCCTGCGCATTGTGGACTTTCGCCGCGACAAGCACGACATCCCCGCCAAGGTGGCCGGTATCGAGTACGACCCGAACCGCACGGCCTACCTGGCGCTGCTGCACTATGCCGATGGCGAGAAGCGCTACATCCTGGCGCCGCTGGGCCTGAAGACGGGCGACAGCGTGGTGACCGGGCCTAACGCCGACATCCGCGTGGGCAATGCCCTGCCGCTGGCCAACATTCCCACCGGCACGATCGTGCACAACATTGAGATCAAAGAGGGCAAGGGCGGCCAGATGGTTCGCTCGGCCGGCTCTGGCGCGCAGATCGCCGCCAAAGAAGGCGAGTATGCCCAGATCCGCATGCCCTCGGGCGAAGTGCGCCTGGTGGGGCAGAACTGCTATGCCACGATTGGCCAGCTGGGCAACGTGGACCATGGCAACGTCAAGCTGGGCAAGGCTGGCCGCAAGCGCCATCGTGGCATTCGCCCGACGGTGCGTGGCTCTGCCATGACCCCGCGTGACCATCCCCACGGTGGTGGCGAAGGCCGCCAACCGATCGGTATGCCCGGCCCCAAGAGCCCGTGGGGTAAGCCCACCCTGGGCAAGAAGACCCGTCGCAACAAGCGCACGGACAAGTTCATTCTACGTGGCCGCGCCAAGAGCAAGCGCCGCTAA
- the rpsS gene encoding 30S ribosomal protein S19, with amino-acid sequence MGRSLKKGPFVEPKLLKKIEAMNERKEKKVIRTWSRASQIFPQMVGHTIAVHDGRRHVPIYITENMVGHRLGEFAPTRTFRGHVNEKASDSGK; translated from the coding sequence ATGGGACGTTCACTAAAAAAAGGGCCGTTTGTTGAGCCGAAGCTTCTAAAGAAGATCGAGGCCATGAACGAGCGCAAAGAGAAGAAAGTAATCCGCACCTGGAGCCGCGCCAGCCAGATCTTCCCGCAAATGGTGGGTCACACCATTGCGGTGCATGACGGCCGCCGCCATGTGCCGATCTATATCACTGAGAACATGGTGGGGCACCGCCTGGGTGAATTTGCGCCTACGCGCACCTTCCGCGGCCACGTTAATGAGAAAGCCTCGGATTCAGGAAAGTAA
- the rplW gene encoding 50S ribosomal protein L23, protein MTTVYDILVRPLVTEKTNYQTSKLRQITFEVHKDANKAMIKDAIELVFGVKVQRVNVIKVAPKRGRHARNRQMRVRKGGYKKALVTLMPGESVDIFEGVK, encoded by the coding sequence ATGACTACCGTTTACGACATCCTGGTTCGCCCGCTGGTTACTGAGAAGACCAACTATCAGACCAGCAAGCTGCGCCAGATCACGTTTGAAGTGCACAAAGACGCCAACAAGGCCATGATCAAGGACGCCATTGAGCTGGTGTTCGGGGTCAAGGTGCAGCGCGTCAACGTCATCAAGGTGGCTCCCAAGCGTGGCCGTCACGCGCGCAACCGCCAGATGCGCGTTCGCAAGGGCGGCTACAAGAAAGCCCTGGTCACGCTGATGCCTGGCGAGTCCGTCGATATTTTTGAAGGTGTGAAGTAA
- the rpsC gene encoding 30S ribosomal protein S3 — protein sequence MGRKVDPRGFRLKINKTWDGRWFAEGKDYVDRLHQDFAIRKMVQNKAPRAGISKVEVERFPGSVKISVHTAKPGILIGKKGESVKELRKSLEALVGMKIELDIKEIKQPDLDARLIAVNIADQLERRISYRRAINRALQQTMRAGAGGIKVEVAGRLGGSDMSRRVWMREGRVPLHTLRADIDYAVVEAHTQYSSIGVKVWVYRGEGKAETEAEPEATEGVYVSE from the coding sequence ATGGGTCGTAAAGTAGATCCGCGAGGCTTTCGCCTCAAGATTAATAAGACCTGGGACGGCCGCTGGTTTGCCGAGGGCAAAGACTATGTAGACCGCCTGCACCAGGATTTTGCCATTCGCAAGATGGTGCAGAACAAAGCACCGCGCGCCGGCATTTCCAAGGTGGAGGTTGAGCGCTTCCCGGGCAGTGTGAAGATCTCCGTGCACACCGCCAAGCCGGGCATTTTGATCGGCAAGAAGGGCGAGAGCGTCAAGGAATTGCGCAAATCGCTGGAAGCCCTGGTGGGCATGAAGATCGAACTGGACATCAAAGAGATCAAGCAGCCCGATCTGGATGCCAGGCTGATCGCCGTGAACATTGCGGACCAGCTGGAGCGCCGCATCAGCTACCGCCGCGCCATCAACCGCGCCCTGCAGCAGACAATGCGGGCCGGCGCCGGCGGCATCAAGGTGGAGGTGGCAGGCCGCTTGGGCGGTTCGGACATGTCCCGCCGTGTTTGGATGCGCGAAGGCCGTGTGCCTCTGCACACCCTGCGTGCCGATATTGATTACGCAGTAGTTGAGGCTCACACGCAGTACAGCTCGATTGGCGTCAAGGTGTGGGTGTACCGCGGGGAAGGCAAAGCCGAGACAGAAGCTGAGCCCGAGGCAACCGAAGGCGTGTACGTCAGCGAATAG